One part of the Thermovibrio ammonificans HB-1 genome encodes these proteins:
- a CDS encoding GspE/PulE family protein, translating to MFLDSLQPDEKEAILLEIEKGKNVWEAIASLPVVRPELFRLAAEERGYEFVPAPPESARKEGEIFVDHDRRTVYTWNPSIVPSELTDYEIVIVPPVPGREEGDEDNFWLNLIKQAVLSGWGDIHYEPTPAAYRVRVRNSLGRIETVRTLDKEVGQRLLRQFLTLADAKTSNLNVPIDASINFRDVTSTEPSKKKLRDFLEKLKATPCDMRVSVIPTVNGPSCVIRILPKNQKLRSLEELGYSLQHIERLSGYPLLSKGMILVVGPTGSGKSTLIRAMALMADPEKRKIVSIEDPVEAEIPGVQQVEVRLPVYDDDGKLIGIDFAHAIRAFMRQNPDVILVGEIRDRETARAAIAASNTGHLLISTLHANDEVEAIKRLLDLAQDPDIAKVVNQMRLIVAQRLVPRVCPRCRELGLFPRVEINDQFLARLPVETRELLDEKLKGQMVLSRQIKQTCGQCKGGFVGRIPVLGILEFNREIRDFIIGSGGTFETEEFLSHAKKWGFRPYSDDVLERVRQEEVTIEDALEIL from the coding sequence ATGTTCCTGGACTCCCTGCAACCTGATGAAAAGGAAGCAATTCTCCTTGAGATAGAGAAAGGCAAGAACGTCTGGGAGGCCATAGCCTCTCTGCCCGTTGTAAGGCCGGAGCTCTTTCGTCTGGCCGCAGAGGAACGGGGTTATGAGTTTGTCCCTGCCCCTCCGGAAAGTGCCCGCAAGGAGGGGGAAATTTTCGTGGACCATGACAGAAGGACTGTTTACACCTGGAACCCCTCTATTGTTCCCTCTGAGCTTACCGACTATGAGATAGTCATCGTTCCTCCCGTTCCCGGCAGGGAAGAGGGAGATGAAGACAACTTCTGGCTTAACCTGATAAAGCAGGCGGTTTTAAGCGGCTGGGGAGATATTCACTACGAACCTACTCCCGCCGCTTACAGAGTCAGGGTGAGGAACTCCCTCGGGCGGATAGAGACCGTCCGGACTCTTGACAAGGAAGTCGGCCAGAGGCTTTTGAGGCAGTTTTTGACTCTCGCAGACGCAAAGACCTCGAACCTGAACGTTCCCATAGATGCCTCGATAAACTTCAGGGACGTAACCTCCACGGAGCCTTCGAAGAAGAAGCTCCGGGATTTCCTCGAGAAGCTCAAGGCTACTCCCTGCGACATGAGGGTGTCGGTTATTCCTACAGTTAACGGGCCCTCCTGTGTTATCAGAATACTTCCCAAGAACCAGAAGCTCCGCTCTCTCGAGGAGCTTGGTTACTCGCTTCAGCACATAGAGAGGCTCTCCGGATACCCTCTGCTGTCGAAGGGAATGATTCTCGTGGTTGGCCCTACGGGCTCCGGAAAGTCGACTCTAATCAGGGCCATGGCCCTAATGGCCGACCCGGAGAAGAGGAAGATTGTCTCCATTGAGGACCCTGTTGAGGCCGAAATCCCCGGAGTTCAGCAGGTAGAGGTTCGCCTTCCCGTTTACGACGACGACGGGAAGCTCATCGGCATAGACTTCGCCCATGCAATCAGGGCCTTTATGAGGCAGAACCCCGATGTAATACTCGTCGGAGAGATAAGGGACAGGGAAACCGCAAGGGCGGCCATAGCGGCCTCAAATACCGGACACCTTCTAATCTCTACCCTCCACGCCAACGACGAGGTTGAGGCCATAAAGAGGCTCCTTGACCTCGCTCAGGACCCGGACATTGCCAAGGTGGTTAACCAGATGAGGCTAATCGTCGCCCAGAGGCTTGTTCCGAGAGTCTGCCCCAGGTGCAGGGAGCTGGGGCTGTTCCCGAGGGTGGAGATAAACGACCAGTTCCTCGCAAGGCTTCCCGTAGAGACCAGGGAGCTTCTGGATGAGAAGCTCAAGGGCCAGATGGTTCTCAGCAGGCAGATAAAGCAGACCTGCGGGCAGTGTAAGGGAGGTTTTGTAGGTAGAATCCCCGTGCTCGGAATTCTCGAGTTTAACCGGGAGATACGGGACTTCATCATCGGCTCCGGAGGAACTTTTGAGACGGAGGAGTTCCTGTCCCACGCCAAAAAGTGGGGCTTCAGGCCGTATAGCGATGACGTACTTGAGAGAGTCCGCCAGGAAGAAGTGACCATAGAAGACGCTTTAGAAATCCTTTAA
- a CDS encoding type II secretion system protein: protein MKRKGLRASRKAFSLVELMVVVAVISILALGLYIYYGGSTDKARVAKTVEFANNLKRAMSAYYADTGYYPSKTQQLWTNAVGAPGWNGPYVEPPNNNVSLNYWPHTPWSGTGWIACTWGSNVQLVINGASKDFCYKLDRAVDDGNLSAGNVRWDSSVNRCRYFLIRGTNVRCK, encoded by the coding sequence ATGAAGAGAAAGGGCTTGAGAGCTTCCCGTAAGGCTTTCAGCCTCGTGGAGCTGATGGTTGTAGTTGCGGTCATCTCAATCCTTGCCCTCGGTCTTTACATCTACTACGGAGGGAGTACCGACAAGGCCAGGGTAGCCAAAACTGTTGAGTTCGCCAACAACCTCAAGAGGGCCATGTCTGCCTACTACGCTGATACGGGCTACTACCCCTCAAAGACTCAGCAGCTCTGGACAAACGCCGTGGGAGCACCGGGTTGGAACGGCCCTTACGTGGAGCCGCCGAACAACAACGTTTCCCTCAATTACTGGCCCCATACTCCCTGGAGCGGTACCGGCTGGATAGCCTGTACCTGGGGAAGCAACGTTCAGCTGGTTATCAACGGAGCCTCTAAAGACTTCTGCTACAAGCTCGATAGGGCTGTTGACGACGGCAACCTCTCTGCCGGTAACGTTCGGTGGGACTCCAGCGTGAACAGGTGCCGCTACTTCCTCATTAGAGGGACGAATGTGAGGTGTAAGTAA
- a CDS encoding type IV pilus twitching motility protein PilT: MKLEFGTLPEVFREIFKFAEEQFATDIYIREGVPPFFKTVEIAGSAVRIKMLLYEALYEEAKERGDEEEAARIKERMKELPKEIPAPLKSKVVRSDIRAFVEALSLPSNAKEIDTSFTLHKGDRFIGRFRLNVALSDGSTILSIRRLYSYVPHPFDELRLPEVIGKVRQWNSGLVIVTGPTGSGKSTTLAGIMRYLSEDDRSRVVVTIEKPIEYVFDNKNAFFIQREVGRDTDSFISGVHNALRQHPDVIYIGESRTPEEIKTALMASETGHLTFTTLHTSSAWGVISRIVDVFPPDEQPQIRTILADQLKLVVAQRLVLTVDFAVRAVCEVLLVDEFVRGRIKEGDVKQIRDFIRRDRENCKYLNSELTRLVMEGVITKDTAMKVTYDSRELQSMLESSEFSA; this comes from the coding sequence ATGAAGCTGGAGTTTGGGACGCTTCCGGAGGTTTTCAGGGAGATTTTCAAGTTCGCGGAGGAGCAGTTTGCCACTGACATCTACATAAGGGAGGGAGTTCCGCCCTTTTTCAAGACCGTGGAGATAGCGGGCTCCGCCGTGAGGATAAAGATGCTCCTTTACGAAGCTCTCTACGAAGAGGCCAAGGAAAGGGGCGACGAGGAGGAAGCTGCAAGGATAAAGGAGAGAATGAAAGAGCTTCCCAAGGAGATTCCCGCTCCCTTGAAGAGCAAGGTCGTTCGCAGCGACATAAGAGCGTTTGTGGAAGCTCTCTCCCTGCCGAGCAATGCCAAGGAGATTGATACTTCCTTCACGCTCCACAAGGGAGACAGATTTATCGGCAGGTTTAGGCTTAACGTTGCCCTTTCCGACGGCAGCACGATTCTTTCGATAAGGAGACTCTACTCTTACGTTCCGCACCCCTTTGACGAGCTTCGCCTGCCCGAGGTTATCGGTAAGGTTCGGCAGTGGAACTCGGGTCTCGTCATAGTTACCGGTCCTACCGGTTCCGGTAAGTCGACAACGCTTGCCGGAATAATGCGTTACCTTTCCGAGGACGACAGGTCGAGGGTCGTCGTCACCATAGAGAAGCCGATTGAGTACGTTTTTGATAACAAGAACGCCTTCTTCATTCAGAGGGAGGTCGGCAGGGACACCGACTCGTTTATCTCCGGAGTGCACAACGCCCTCAGGCAGCACCCGGACGTAATCTACATCGGCGAGTCCAGGACTCCCGAGGAGATAAAGACGGCCCTTATGGCAAGCGAAACAGGCCACCTTACCTTCACCACCCTGCACACTTCCTCGGCCTGGGGAGTGATAAGCAGGATAGTGGACGTCTTCCCGCCGGACGAGCAGCCCCAAATCAGAACGATACTCGCAGACCAACTGAAGCTGGTCGTTGCCCAGAGGCTCGTCCTGACCGTTGACTTTGCAGTCAGGGCGGTCTGTGAAGTTCTCCTGGTTGACGAGTTCGTCAGAGGCAGGATTAAGGAGGGCGACGTTAAGCAGATTAGGGACTTCATAAGGCGAGACCGGGAGAACTGTAAGTACCTCAACAGCGAGCTTACACGCCTTGTGATGGAGGGCGTGATTACCAAAGATACGGCCATGAAGGTTACTTACGACTCAAGGGAGCTGCAATCCATGTTGGAGTCTTCAGAGTTTTCAGCGTAA
- a CDS encoding type II secretion system protein: MEKRKLKRLMRKGFTMVELLIAVAIVAIFAVAFYLYNRNNLIDTKATKIAEETNKLETALNLFEEQTGYMPSSIQELWKNADANGNPIPGWSGPYVQPPGGDTSATSLKSGSGATITVSCDSTNGVEQIVFSNVPKNVAEAYDEKYDDGNLSSGNAVYDDTNHTLTITVSSNVSCI; the protein is encoded by the coding sequence GTGGAGAAGAGAAAACTGAAAAGACTGATGAGGAAGGGTTTCACGATGGTGGAGCTCCTCATCGCCGTTGCCATCGTCGCAATCTTCGCCGTCGCTTTTTACCTCTACAACAGGAACAACCTCATCGACACAAAGGCAACTAAGATTGCCGAGGAGACCAACAAGCTCGAGACTGCCCTGAACCTGTTCGAGGAGCAGACCGGCTACATGCCGAGCTCCATACAGGAGCTCTGGAAGAACGCCGATGCCAACGGCAACCCGATTCCGGGCTGGTCCGGACCTTACGTTCAGCCTCCGGGCGGAGATACCAGCGCCACGTCTCTCAAGAGCGGTTCAGGAGCCACTATCACAGTTTCCTGCGACTCCACTAACGGCGTGGAGCAGATTGTCTTCTCCAACGTTCCCAAGAACGTTGCAGAGGCCTACGACGAGAAGTACGACGACGGCAACCTCTCCAGCGGCAACGCCGTTTACGACGACACCAACCATACGCTCACAATCACCGTGTCCTCCAACGTTTCCTGCATCTAA
- a CDS encoding clostripain-related cysteine peptidase — translation MRRKLITATALILTSLLASCGGGGGGGSSTTTSSTTTSTTKGLTVVPATTKAVEVDPAYLFRATSPTLVCANGTVVVNPDTVSDTQLHFPLPSTGSFQGCVVAFTAPTGQVIYTSLSAVEGTGGTVALNSDLTLSKVDGDLTLQPLADSDGDGVADTCEGKVVDHDNDSVESEPVYDKTVIVVLEGDDLGDSSLTSYLEDNYADLVAGIKASQPQNTRFVVIWDGGQKNGLDGQSDVFILDPQSGKDFTTLTNDISQVLSGASVSQFGSDGLLYWYAPSDNLSNHLKELIEVAVKLFPAKSYDLIISDHGDGWVSLPTPTTRTVLFESFSDGNQTGTTWLGTKQFADTVLAPLAKEGIRFDLIGFDECLMGELATLTQIAPYAQEIVASPEFELGTGWGSVWKNLPSWYAQGLDSWTIAKNIVDGYYQYYYDNPPNVALAYPQVVALTAVKSEALKELAQAFDTFAGSLYQTALNERDNGQMYEYFYSHFGNNDLNTYQGVFWWLNTSDYTGGDTIAQELDNATQEYAGYYGGSQGTDTLGFDLVQTVSAIGYTARLVELGYTNFYAMQGLAYTPYNSQYALTPSFAPDTVQNALNFLSTYNSVKSSDGLYTKYLQLNMDGTVDTNVTGSGLSLIYPYTSPDYATSPKLELCNYSNFVESYNSTLPNYTAFVNTVFGVMWQAVKDAGLDSQFACDVGSGNVVWSQ, via the coding sequence ATGCGTAGGAAGTTAATAACCGCAACCGCACTTATACTAACCTCTCTTCTTGCCTCCTGCGGTGGAGGAGGCGGTGGTGGAAGCTCCACCACGACCAGCTCCACCACCACCTCAACTACCAAGGGGCTAACCGTAGTCCCTGCAACTACCAAAGCAGTAGAGGTTGACCCTGCTTACCTGTTCAGGGCTACCTCTCCCACTCTTGTGTGTGCAAACGGAACCGTAGTAGTTAACCCCGACACAGTTTCAGACACCCAGCTCCACTTTCCTCTACCCTCTACGGGGAGCTTCCAGGGCTGTGTAGTGGCCTTCACGGCTCCCACAGGGCAGGTTATCTACACCAGCCTCTCCGCCGTAGAGGGAACGGGAGGAACGGTAGCCCTCAACTCCGACCTTACCCTCTCTAAAGTAGATGGAGACTTAACCCTTCAGCCCCTTGCCGACTCAGACGGAGACGGAGTAGCAGACACCTGTGAGGGCAAGGTAGTTGACCACGACAACGACTCCGTAGAGAGCGAGCCCGTTTACGACAAGACTGTCATAGTCGTCCTTGAGGGAGACGACCTTGGAGACAGCTCCCTTACCAGTTACCTTGAGGACAACTACGCCGACCTTGTGGCAGGCATCAAAGCGTCACAGCCTCAGAATACACGCTTTGTAGTCATCTGGGACGGAGGGCAGAAAAACGGCCTTGACGGACAGAGCGACGTCTTTATCCTTGACCCTCAATCGGGCAAGGACTTCACCACTCTGACTAACGACATCTCTCAGGTTCTCTCCGGAGCTTCCGTCTCCCAGTTCGGCTCCGACGGGCTTCTCTACTGGTATGCTCCCTCTGACAACCTCTCCAACCACCTCAAGGAACTGATAGAGGTAGCAGTTAAGCTCTTCCCTGCAAAGAGCTACGACCTTATCATCAGCGACCACGGAGACGGCTGGGTGAGCCTTCCCACTCCCACCACGAGGACGGTTCTCTTTGAGAGTTTCAGCGACGGCAATCAGACTGGAACTACTTGGCTTGGAACCAAACAGTTTGCCGATACCGTTCTTGCTCCCCTTGCTAAAGAGGGCATAAGGTTCGACCTGATTGGCTTTGACGAGTGCCTGATGGGAGAGCTTGCTACCCTGACTCAGATAGCTCCCTACGCTCAGGAGATAGTAGCCTCTCCCGAATTTGAACTGGGAACGGGCTGGGGAAGCGTATGGAAGAACCTGCCCTCGTGGTATGCACAGGGACTTGACAGCTGGACGATAGCAAAGAACATCGTTGACGGCTACTATCAGTATTACTACGACAATCCTCCCAACGTGGCCCTTGCCTACCCGCAGGTGGTTGCCCTGACGGCAGTTAAGAGTGAAGCTCTTAAAGAACTTGCACAGGCTTTTGATACCTTCGCAGGGAGCCTCTACCAGACTGCTCTGAATGAGAGGGATAATGGGCAGATGTATGAGTATTTCTATTCGCATTTCGGGAATAATGACCTTAATACGTATCAGGGAGTTTTTTGGTGGCTAAATACTTCCGATTATACGGGAGGCGATACCATAGCCCAGGAGCTCGATAACGCAACACAGGAGTATGCTGGTTACTACGGAGGCTCTCAAGGAACAGATACTCTTGGTTTTGACCTTGTTCAAACCGTATCAGCTATCGGATATACTGCAAGACTTGTTGAACTGGGTTACACTAATTTTTACGCAATGCAAGGCTTAGCTTACACTCCATATAACAGTCAATACGCCCTCACCCCTTCCTTTGCCCCCGACACGGTTCAGAACGCTCTCAACTTCCTCTCCACCTACAACTCCGTTAAGAGCAGTGACGGTCTCTACACGAAGTATCTCCAGCTCAACATGGACGGAACGGTTGACACGAACGTAACAGGTTCGGGACTCTCTCTCATCTACCCCTACACCTCTCCCGACTACGCTACCTCTCCCAAGTTAGAGCTTTGCAACTACTCCAACTTCGTGGAGAGCTACAACTCCACTCTGCCTAACTACACGGCCTTTGTTAACACCGTCTTTGGTGTGATGTGGCAGGCAGTTAAGGACGCAGGGCTGGACAGCCAGTTTGCTTGTGATGTGGGAAGCGGAAATGTAGTGTGGAGCCAGTAG
- a CDS encoding type II secretion system protein, which produces MRGRKGFTLLELIIAVAILSILAIGTTEFIVPMVERNKKAETENRFEKLAKALNFHYETVLAYRRNNPGWINQPDCSRARSWLTPPGCWSYTARLVLWKDNLTPADSQILKAFEDAGCKLANIGAGYDVACYDGWGRELRFSYENGAKTHSTPYDPTAGSPIRITFTSAGRDGVFGTADDLTYTWSSASLDERYRKFTYDRLKTIADALDAYFRQRLSVEVTERTYPYGLAEEDDLKVDWYVQLCSSKPYDYCTDATCSNLRAVWPSVICDGSVTHSTCSIDTILSHLNLSTDYKVDAFGNPVYVNLCFDPDGDGYPDGAPPNTPATDRGAFSASVSDGFITVMSTGE; this is translated from the coding sequence GTGAGAGGCAGGAAGGGTTTTACACTTCTTGAACTAATAATTGCCGTGGCCATTCTCTCGATTCTCGCCATCGGAACTACCGAGTTCATAGTCCCGATGGTAGAGAGGAACAAGAAGGCTGAAACCGAAAACAGGTTTGAGAAGCTGGCCAAGGCCCTGAACTTCCACTATGAGACTGTTCTCGCCTACAGGAGAAACAATCCCGGCTGGATAAACCAGCCGGACTGTTCGAGGGCGAGAAGCTGGCTAACACCTCCGGGGTGCTGGAGCTACACAGCAAGACTTGTTCTCTGGAAGGACAACCTCACGCCTGCCGACTCTCAGATTCTGAAGGCCTTTGAGGACGCCGGCTGCAAGCTGGCGAATATCGGGGCAGGCTACGACGTTGCCTGTTACGACGGCTGGGGAAGGGAGCTTCGCTTCTCCTACGAAAACGGAGCCAAAACCCACTCCACTCCCTACGACCCGACGGCAGGCTCCCCGATTAGGATAACTTTCACCTCTGCGGGCAGGGACGGAGTGTTCGGCACGGCCGACGACCTTACCTACACCTGGAGCTCTGCCTCCCTCGATGAGAGATACCGGAAGTTCACCTACGACCGCCTGAAGACCATAGCCGACGCCCTTGACGCCTACTTCAGGCAGAGGCTCTCGGTAGAGGTAACCGAGAGAACCTACCCTTACGGCCTTGCCGAGGAGGACGACCTCAAGGTCGACTGGTACGTGCAGCTGTGCTCCAGCAAGCCTTACGACTACTGCACCGACGCTACCTGTTCAAACCTGCGGGCAGTCTGGCCCTCTGTTATCTGCGACGGTTCTGTAACCCATTCGACCTGTTCGATAGACACGATTCTGTCTCATCTGAACCTCTCTACCGACTACAAGGTGGACGCCTTTGGTAACCCTGTTTACGTTAACCTCTGCTTCGACCCTGACGGAGACGGTTATCCGGACGGGGCTCCCCCCAACACTCCTGCAACAGACAGAGGAGCTTTTTCGGCTTCCGTCTCCGACGGATTCATAACCGTAATGAGCACGGGAGAATAA
- a CDS encoding type II secretion system F family protein: MALPREEQAKIVRILASMVSANFSIRDALLSLVEDYRKYGLIEVPPSLAHLVPEQLRVGWVAEKLEEMVYEIEAGQEPAKVFLEADIFDEDVRASIASGIKAGNLPKMAVRLADLLETEVELLGKLKKTLIGPVLSIIIGLLFTYIMVFKFTPKIVGTVTYKDRLPATVKAAYVVSQHPLLFVAAVVALAALVILFLKSGVWKPYLPAYREFEKLRFLNWLKILFEASWSETKVFQFLSEAGFSKKWREAIEEVLYRLEGGEDLQKAMEVFVERGLLSHSDYSFIKSGIRIGNIPKQVEPSIRLLKVIVDKSMEKTITLVQAAFLMLVGGYVAFLYIGLLLPMTTSIQRAM, translated from the coding sequence ATGGCCCTACCCCGTGAAGAGCAGGCCAAAATCGTTAGAATCCTCGCTTCGATGGTGTCGGCTAACTTCTCCATAAGGGACGCCTTGCTCTCCCTTGTGGAGGACTACAGGAAATACGGTCTTATCGAGGTTCCCCCCTCCCTTGCCCACCTCGTTCCCGAGCAGCTGCGGGTGGGCTGGGTTGCGGAGAAGCTCGAGGAGATGGTCTATGAAATCGAGGCGGGCCAGGAGCCTGCCAAGGTCTTCCTCGAGGCCGACATATTCGACGAAGACGTTAGGGCCTCTATCGCTTCGGGTATTAAGGCCGGTAACCTGCCGAAGATGGCGGTTAGGTTGGCCGACCTCCTTGAGACCGAAGTGGAGCTTCTGGGAAAACTCAAGAAGACCCTGATAGGTCCTGTTCTTTCCATTATCATCGGCTTGCTCTTCACCTACATAATGGTTTTCAAGTTCACTCCTAAGATAGTGGGCACTGTAACCTATAAGGACAGGTTGCCCGCAACGGTAAAAGCCGCATACGTCGTTTCTCAGCACCCGCTCCTCTTTGTTGCGGCCGTTGTAGCCCTTGCAGCCCTGGTGATTCTTTTCCTCAAAAGCGGTGTCTGGAAACCCTACCTGCCCGCCTACAGGGAGTTTGAGAAGCTCCGGTTCCTCAACTGGTTGAAAATCCTCTTTGAGGCAAGCTGGTCGGAAACCAAGGTCTTTCAGTTCCTGTCCGAGGCGGGCTTTTCAAAGAAATGGAGGGAAGCGATAGAGGAGGTTCTTTACCGTCTCGAGGGAGGAGAGGATTTGCAAAAGGCCATGGAGGTTTTTGTTGAGAGGGGACTTCTATCCCACTCGGACTACTCGTTTATAAAGAGCGGTATCAGAATAGGTAACATTCCCAAGCAGGTGGAGCCTTCCATCAGGCTGCTAAAGGTTATAGTGGACAAGTCTATGGAGAAGACAATCACTCTCGTTCAGGCCGCCTTCCTCATGCTCGTCGGCGGCTACGTGGCTTTCCTCTACATAGGCTTGCTGCTGCCGATGACTACCTCGATTCAGAGGGCGATGTAA